A window from Leifsonia shinshuensis encodes these proteins:
- a CDS encoding DNA glycosylase AlkZ-like family protein translates to MLTLDRDEARRIAVRAQRLDARAAVAAAEVVPLVEHLTFLQLDPTAVIAPSADLIAYTRLGAGYRPEQLQQAVERDRLLYELKAQDDPVQPPFAMVRHVSDLGLNLDRMSAGPVHGGWKAWLEANPGFRRDVLDRLRAEGPLMSKDIPDTAEAPWGSSGWTHNRNVTMMLELLQGLGEVAVAGRVGRQRTWDLAERVYPAGIQVVPEREAKGIRDARRLKALGIARPQLVGDAGEPARVDGSSREWRVDPDAVGQPFAGRTALLSPFDRLVHDRVRSEELFGFEYLLEMYKPEAKRRWGYFALPILHGDRLVGKLDAAADRKAGLLRVAAVHEDVPFTADTRDAVDASITELAAWIGVEVER, encoded by the coding sequence ATGCTGACCCTCGATCGCGACGAAGCCCGGCGGATCGCCGTTCGCGCCCAGCGGCTCGACGCCCGGGCCGCGGTCGCCGCCGCCGAGGTCGTCCCGCTCGTCGAGCACTTGACGTTCCTTCAGCTCGACCCGACGGCCGTGATCGCTCCGAGCGCCGATCTCATCGCCTACACCAGGCTCGGCGCCGGCTACCGGCCCGAGCAGCTCCAGCAGGCGGTCGAGCGCGACCGCCTGCTCTACGAGCTCAAGGCACAGGACGATCCCGTCCAGCCGCCGTTCGCCATGGTCCGGCATGTCTCCGACCTCGGGCTCAATCTCGACCGCATGTCCGCCGGGCCGGTGCACGGCGGATGGAAGGCCTGGCTGGAGGCGAACCCGGGCTTCCGGCGGGACGTGCTCGACCGCCTCCGCGCCGAAGGCCCGCTCATGTCGAAGGACATCCCGGACACCGCCGAGGCGCCGTGGGGTTCCTCCGGCTGGACGCACAACCGCAACGTCACGATGATGCTCGAACTGCTCCAGGGCCTCGGTGAGGTCGCCGTCGCCGGCCGGGTCGGCCGCCAGCGCACGTGGGACCTCGCGGAACGCGTCTACCCGGCGGGCATCCAGGTCGTCCCCGAGCGCGAGGCAAAAGGCATCCGTGACGCCAGACGGCTGAAGGCCCTGGGTATCGCGCGCCCGCAACTGGTGGGCGACGCGGGAGAACCGGCGCGCGTCGACGGGAGCTCACGCGAGTGGCGTGTCGACCCCGATGCGGTCGGCCAGCCGTTCGCCGGACGCACCGCCCTGCTCTCGCCGTTCGACCGGCTGGTGCACGACCGGGTGCGCAGCGAGGAACTCTTCGGCTTCGAGTACCTGCTGGAGATGTACAAGCCCGAGGCGAAGCGCCGCTGGGGGTACTTCGCGCTGCCGATCCTCCACGGCGATCGCCTCGTCGGCAAGCTCGACGCCGCCGCCGACCGAAAAGCGGGGCTGCTGCGCGTGGCGGCGGTGCACGAAGATGTGCCGTTCACCGCCGACACGCGCGACGCCGTGGACGCGTCCATCACCGAGCTCGCCGCCTGGATCGGCGTCGAGGTCGAGCGGTAG
- the dnaB gene encoding replicative DNA helicase, whose translation MSIAHIGLADGRDPGDARSPERTPPHDLLAEQSALGGMLLSKDAVADVVEVIRGTDFYIPKHEIIYDAILSLYSHGEPTDVITVTDELTKIGELSRAGGAEYLHTLTSLVPTAANAGYYANIVGEKALLRRLVEAGTRITQMGYKAEGEVLDLVNNAQAEIYSVTGTQETEDYVPLTEAVTVAIDEIEAAKHKDGSMTGVPTGFAELDELTNGLHPGQMVIVAARPALGKSTLALDFARAAAIKHDMPTIFFSLEMGRSEIAMRLLSAEATVPLQNMRKGTVDNRDWTTIASTRGRINDAPLYIDDSPNMTLVEIRAKCRRLKQRVGLKMVIIDYLQLMTSGKRVESRQQEVSEFSRALKLLAKELQVPVIALSQLNRGPEQRADKLPALSDLRESGSIEQDADVVILLHRESAYEKDNPRAGEADLIVAKHRNGPTRTVTVAFQGMYSRFTDMAPI comes from the coding sequence GTGTCGATCGCCCATATCGGTCTCGCCGACGGTCGTGACCCGGGCGACGCCCGCTCCCCCGAGCGCACGCCGCCGCACGACCTCCTGGCCGAGCAGAGCGCTCTCGGCGGCATGCTGCTGAGCAAGGATGCGGTCGCCGACGTGGTCGAGGTCATCCGGGGCACCGACTTCTACATCCCCAAGCACGAGATCATCTACGACGCGATCCTGTCGCTGTACTCGCACGGCGAGCCGACGGACGTCATCACCGTCACCGACGAGCTGACCAAGATCGGCGAGCTCTCCCGGGCCGGCGGAGCCGAGTACCTCCACACGCTCACCAGCCTCGTGCCGACCGCGGCCAACGCGGGCTACTACGCCAACATCGTCGGCGAGAAGGCACTGCTGCGCCGCCTGGTCGAGGCCGGAACCCGCATCACGCAGATGGGCTACAAGGCCGAGGGCGAGGTGCTCGACCTCGTCAACAACGCGCAGGCCGAGATCTACTCCGTCACCGGCACGCAGGAGACCGAGGACTACGTTCCGCTCACCGAGGCGGTCACGGTCGCCATCGACGAGATCGAGGCCGCGAAGCACAAGGACGGCTCGATGACGGGCGTCCCCACCGGCTTCGCCGAGCTCGACGAGCTGACGAACGGCCTGCACCCGGGCCAGATGGTGATCGTCGCGGCGCGACCCGCGCTCGGAAAGTCGACGCTCGCGCTCGACTTCGCCCGGGCCGCGGCGATCAAGCACGACATGCCGACGATCTTCTTCTCGCTCGAGATGGGCCGGAGCGAGATCGCGATGCGTCTGCTCTCCGCCGAGGCCACCGTCCCGCTGCAGAACATGCGCAAGGGAACGGTCGACAACCGCGACTGGACGACCATCGCCTCCACCCGCGGCCGCATCAACGACGCCCCCCTGTACATCGACGACAGCCCCAACATGACGCTCGTCGAGATCCGCGCCAAGTGCCGCCGGCTCAAGCAGCGGGTGGGCCTCAAGATGGTGATCATCGACTACCTGCAGCTGATGACCAGCGGCAAGCGGGTCGAGAGCCGCCAGCAGGAGGTCAGCGAGTTCTCGCGTGCGCTCAAGCTGCTCGCGAAGGAGCTGCAGGTGCCGGTGATCGCCCTGTCGCAGCTGAACCGTGGCCCGGAGCAGCGCGCCGACAAGCTCCCCGCCCTGAGCGACCTCCGCGAGTCGGGATCGATCGAGCAGGACGCGGACGTCGTCATCCTCCTCCACCGCGAGTCGGCCTACGAGAAGGACAACCCCCGCGCCGGCGAGGCCGACCTCATCGTCGCCAAGCACCGAAACGGCCCCACCCGCACCGTCACGGTCGCCTTCCAGGGCATGTACTCGCGCTTCACGGACATGGCGCCGATCTAA
- the rplI gene encoding 50S ribosomal protein L9 — protein sequence MSKVILTHEVTGLGSAGDVVDVKNGYARNYLVPQGFAIAWSRGGEKQVEQIKAARAARELHTVEQAQDLKAKLEATKVKLTVKAGREGRLFGSVKTGDVADAVKAAGIGELDKRKIELPNPIKVVGDHEATVRLHDDLSAVISLQVVAAK from the coding sequence ATGTCGAAGGTTATTCTCACGCACGAGGTCACCGGCCTCGGCTCGGCCGGTGACGTCGTCGACGTCAAGAACGGCTACGCCCGTAACTACCTCGTCCCGCAGGGCTTCGCGATCGCGTGGAGCCGCGGTGGCGAGAAGCAGGTCGAGCAGATCAAGGCGGCCCGTGCCGCTCGCGAGCTGCACACCGTCGAGCAGGCCCAGGACCTCAAGGCCAAGCTCGAGGCGACCAAGGTCAAGCTGACCGTCAAGGCGGGCCGCGAGGGCCGTCTGTTCGGTTCGGTCAAGACCGGCGATGTCGCGGACGCCGTCAAGGCGGCCGGCATCGGCGAGCTCGACAAGCGCAAGATCGAGCTCCCGAACCCCATCAAGGTGGTCGGCGACCACGAGGCGACCGTGCGTCTGCACGACGACCTCTCGGCCGTGATCTCCCTCCAGGTGGTCGCTGCCAAGTAG
- the rpsR gene encoding 30S ribosomal protein S18: MAGKSSGDRRKPIRKGKDGKNAAPAKSVRVGVIDYKDVATLRKFISERGKIRARRITGVSVQEQRLIARAVKNAREMALLPYAGSGR; encoded by the coding sequence ATGGCTGGAAAGTCGAGCGGCGACCGCCGCAAGCCGATCCGCAAGGGCAAGGACGGCAAGAACGCCGCCCCCGCGAAGTCCGTTCGCGTCGGCGTCATCGATTACAAGGACGTCGCCACCCTTCGGAAGTTCATCTCGGAGCGTGGAAAGATCCGCGCTCGCCGGATCACCGGTGTCTCCGTCCAGGAGCAGCGCCTCATCGCCCGCGCGGTCAAGAACGCGCGCGAGATGGCGCTCCTCCCCTACGCCGGCTCCGGCCGCTAA
- a CDS encoding single-stranded DNA-binding protein, translating into MAGETVITVVGNLTADPELRYTQNGLAVANFTIASTPRTFDRQANEWKDGEALFLRASVWREFAEHVAGSLTKGSRVIAQGRLKQRSYETKEGEKRTSIELEIDEIGPSLRYATAQITRTQSSGGGRGQGGFGGGSPAVEEPWAASAPADPSAGADVWNTPGSYNDETPF; encoded by the coding sequence ATGGCCGGCGAGACCGTCATCACCGTGGTGGGAAACCTCACCGCCGATCCCGAGCTGCGCTACACGCAGAACGGGCTGGCAGTCGCCAACTTCACCATCGCGTCCACCCCCCGCACGTTCGACCGTCAGGCGAACGAGTGGAAGGACGGCGAGGCTCTGTTCCTCCGCGCCAGCGTCTGGCGCGAGTTCGCGGAGCACGTCGCGGGTTCGCTGACCAAGGGGTCGCGCGTCATCGCGCAGGGCCGCCTGAAGCAGCGCTCCTACGAGACGAAGGAAGGCGAGAAGCGCACCAGCATCGAGCTCGAGATCGATGAGATCGGCCCGTCGCTGCGCTACGCCACCGCTCAGATCACCCGTACGCAGTCCTCCGGCGGAGGACGCGGCCAGGGTGGTTTCGGTGGCGGTTCACCCGCCGTCGAGGAGCCGTGGGCGGCTTCGGCTCCGGCCGACCCGTCCGCCGGTGCGGATGTCTGGAACACTCCGGGCTCCTACAACGACGAGACCCCCTTCTAA
- the rpsF gene encoding 30S ribosomal protein S6 encodes MHQYELMVILDPEIDERTVAPSLDKFLNVVRNDGGTIDNVDIWGRRRLAYEINKKSEGIYAVVQLTAEGDTTKELDRQLKLSEAVMRTKVLRAEEAIAQVAAAQKRADEKAARKAATSEKAGA; translated from the coding sequence ATGCATCAGTACGAGTTGATGGTCATCCTCGATCCCGAGATCGATGAGCGCACCGTGGCTCCGAGCCTTGACAAGTTCCTCAACGTCGTCCGTAACGACGGTGGAACGATCGACAACGTCGACATCTGGGGACGTCGTCGCCTGGCTTACGAGATCAACAAGAAGTCCGAGGGCATCTACGCCGTCGTCCAGCTCACCGCTGAGGGCGACACGACCAAGGAGCTCGACCGCCAGCTGAAGCTCAGCGAGGCCGTCATGCGCACCAAGGTCCTCCGCGCGGAGGAGGCGATCGCCCAGGTCGCCGCCGCTCAGAAGCGCGCCGACGAGAAGGCCGCCCGCAAGGCCGCCACCTCCGAGAAGGCCGGCGCCTAG
- a CDS encoding CCA tRNA nucleotidyltransferase: protein MQSVAESLERLGDLARTPSVARLADAFEAAGHELALVGGPVRDALLGRAVHDLDFTTDARPDDILRVVGPIADAVWDVGRKYGTIGARLGDDTVEITTYRSDSYDGTTRKPEVEFGDTLEGDLLRRDFTVNALALRLPEVRLVDPSGGVEDLLAGVLRTPSTPQISFGDDPLRMMRAARFTAQLGFTVDDETREAMSAMADRIEIVSAERIRDEFSKLLMADEPRAGLELLVETGLAELVVPEIPALRLEADEHHHHKDVYQHSLTVLDQAIGYEKERHPGEAPDLVLRLAAILHDIGKPATRRFEPGGAVSFYHHDIVGAKLAKKRLTALRFDKATIDAVARLIELHLRFFGYADAQWTDSAVRRYVRDAGPELERLHMLTRADVTTRNRRKADRLGFAYDDLEARIRELQEREQLEAVRPDLNGEQVMSILGLRPGREVGQAMKYLLELRLDEGPLGEEEATRRLLAWWEER from the coding sequence ATGCAGAGCGTCGCCGAATCCCTCGAACGCCTCGGCGACCTGGCGCGCACGCCCTCGGTCGCCCGCCTGGCCGACGCTTTCGAGGCCGCGGGGCACGAGCTCGCCCTGGTCGGCGGGCCCGTCCGTGACGCGCTCCTCGGGCGCGCGGTCCACGATCTCGACTTCACCACCGATGCCCGGCCCGACGACATCCTGCGCGTCGTCGGTCCGATCGCCGACGCCGTCTGGGACGTGGGTCGTAAGTACGGCACGATCGGCGCCCGTCTCGGCGACGACACGGTCGAGATCACCACCTACCGCAGCGACAGCTATGACGGCACCACACGGAAGCCCGAGGTCGAGTTCGGCGACACCCTCGAGGGCGACCTGCTGCGCCGGGACTTCACCGTGAACGCGCTGGCGCTGCGACTGCCCGAGGTGCGGCTGGTCGATCCGTCCGGTGGTGTGGAGGACCTCCTCGCCGGAGTGCTCCGCACGCCCAGCACCCCGCAGATCTCGTTCGGGGACGATCCGCTGCGGATGATGCGCGCCGCCCGGTTCACCGCGCAGCTCGGATTCACGGTCGACGACGAGACGCGCGAGGCGATGAGCGCCATGGCCGACCGGATCGAGATCGTGAGCGCGGAGCGCATCCGCGACGAGTTCAGCAAGCTGCTGATGGCCGACGAGCCCCGCGCCGGGTTGGAGCTGCTCGTCGAGACCGGGCTGGCCGAGCTCGTCGTGCCCGAGATCCCGGCCCTGCGGCTCGAGGCGGACGAGCACCACCATCACAAGGACGTCTACCAGCACAGCCTCACGGTGCTCGACCAGGCGATCGGGTACGAGAAGGAGCGGCACCCGGGCGAGGCGCCCGACCTGGTGCTGCGGCTGGCCGCCATCCTCCACGACATCGGCAAGCCCGCGACGCGCCGGTTCGAGCCGGGCGGCGCGGTCAGCTTCTACCATCACGACATCGTCGGGGCGAAGCTCGCGAAGAAGCGCCTGACGGCGCTCCGCTTCGACAAGGCCACCATCGACGCCGTCGCGCGCCTCATCGAGCTGCACCTCCGCTTCTTCGGCTACGCCGACGCCCAATGGACCGACTCGGCGGTGCGCCGCTACGTGAGGGACGCCGGCCCCGAGCTCGAGCGACTGCACATGCTGACCCGTGCGGACGTGACCACGCGCAACCGGCGGAAGGCCGACCGGCTCGGCTTCGCCTACGACGACCTGGAGGCCCGCATCCGGGAGCTGCAGGAGCGCGAGCAGCTGGAGGCCGTCCGGCCCGACCTCAACGGCGAACAGGTGATGAGCATCCTGGGCCTGCGGCCGGGCCGTGAGGTGGGACAGGCGATGAAGTACCTGCTGGAGCTCCGGCTCGACGAAGGCCCCCTCGGTGAGGAGGAGGCGACGCGCCGCCTGCTCGCCTGGTGGGAGGAGCGCTGA
- a CDS encoding DUF6049 family protein yields the protein MSAVPSTLRKGARLRARVRVLAAALTVGALAAATAATGAAAPAGAATPSPTPTASSTGTALTASVTADEGGVLSPGKDLGVSVTVSNPTDQAFASGTVTLWTDPSAQENRKALTDWLAGTGEPANAVAVGQAQLNTLEPGSSTVVRVAAPAASLPFAGRTTSGVFGIGASVTIGSAGAQARGSVVWYPGGAAKQASVNVVMPIVTPPGSDGLIAADDLATYTAPNGILTRELDGLTGHTTVTVGIDPMIIASIRVLGNAAPASAIDWLTRLSELPNDTFSLGYADADAVGQLQAGLPAPLPPTSLAYAIDPKNFTPQPTPVGEPSTATATPSPKATTPTPTPTATPGPVIPDLNALLAWDYTLTGISWPGDKTVRRADLAPLAAAGLKTTILSGSNTNAADLGSTPNAPIAAGDDRLVSSDQRLSDALRQAISAPSDVAWNSAMSKVNAQLELINQESGDPRRLLVALDRSWPSSGTQLERTLNALFSSPWSTPASFATVKDTTPTSGLDLVDSPESAQRITDIRALVEDEGALGQFATVLDDPTRLTGRTRADLLTLLAVSWLNPRADWPAAVTAERAATVKTLHSIRILPTENVNLVSAQGSIPFTVSNGLPGDAVTVVLAASPSNSRLEVDQSTTKRIPQDSRATVLIPVKAKVGNGQVVLSLHLYSPTGVPIGDPTTVTVDVHADWEGIGALIFGVLLVLLFGFGIVRNILRRRRSRDSGDDVTGSDGSAVTDTENDDQTEPAAPATSATPEERPGG from the coding sequence ATGAGCGCAGTCCCCTCCACCCTCCGGAAGGGTGCGCGGCTCCGCGCCCGCGTGCGGGTGCTGGCGGCGGCTCTGACGGTCGGCGCCCTCGCGGCCGCGACCGCGGCGACGGGCGCAGCCGCACCCGCAGGCGCCGCGACACCGAGCCCGACGCCCACCGCATCCTCCACCGGCACAGCGCTCACCGCGAGCGTCACGGCGGACGAGGGCGGCGTCCTGTCGCCGGGCAAGGACCTCGGCGTCTCGGTGACGGTCTCCAATCCGACCGACCAGGCGTTCGCATCCGGAACCGTGACGCTCTGGACCGACCCCTCCGCACAGGAGAACCGCAAGGCCCTGACGGATTGGCTCGCAGGCACCGGTGAGCCGGCGAACGCCGTCGCGGTCGGCCAGGCCCAGCTGAACACCCTCGAGCCGGGTTCGAGTACGGTCGTGCGGGTCGCCGCGCCGGCCGCGTCCCTCCCGTTCGCCGGCCGCACCACGTCCGGCGTGTTCGGGATCGGCGCCTCCGTCACGATCGGATCGGCCGGCGCGCAGGCCCGCGGCTCCGTGGTCTGGTACCCCGGGGGAGCGGCCAAGCAGGCCAGCGTGAACGTCGTCATGCCGATCGTCACCCCGCCGGGGTCGGACGGGTTGATCGCGGCCGACGATCTGGCGACCTACACGGCACCGAACGGCATCCTGACCCGCGAGCTGGACGGCCTCACCGGGCACACCACCGTGACGGTCGGGATCGACCCGATGATCATCGCGTCGATCCGGGTGCTGGGCAACGCCGCTCCGGCGAGCGCCATCGACTGGCTGACGCGGCTGTCCGAGCTGCCGAACGACACCTTCTCTCTCGGTTACGCGGATGCGGACGCCGTCGGCCAGCTCCAGGCGGGTCTCCCCGCGCCCCTGCCGCCGACGTCCCTCGCCTACGCCATCGACCCGAAGAACTTCACGCCCCAGCCCACCCCGGTGGGCGAGCCGTCGACGGCCACCGCGACCCCCTCTCCCAAGGCGACCACGCCGACACCGACCCCGACGGCGACGCCCGGACCGGTCATCCCCGACCTGAACGCCCTGCTCGCCTGGGACTACACGCTCACCGGGATCAGCTGGCCCGGCGACAAGACCGTCCGGCGCGCCGACCTCGCACCGCTCGCCGCGGCGGGGCTGAAGACCACCATCCTGTCGGGCAGCAACACCAACGCCGCCGACCTCGGCTCGACGCCCAACGCTCCGATCGCCGCGGGTGACGACCGTCTGGTGTCGTCCGATCAGCGGCTCAGCGACGCGTTGCGGCAGGCGATCTCCGCGCCGAGCGACGTCGCCTGGAACTCCGCGATGTCCAAGGTGAACGCCCAGCTGGAGCTGATCAATCAGGAGTCGGGCGACCCGCGGCGTCTGCTCGTGGCGCTGGACCGCTCGTGGCCGTCGAGCGGCACGCAGCTCGAGCGGACCCTCAATGCGCTGTTCTCGTCGCCCTGGTCGACGCCGGCGTCGTTCGCGACCGTCAAGGACACCACGCCGACCTCCGGCCTCGATCTGGTCGACTCCCCGGAGTCCGCACAGCGGATCACCGACATCCGCGCTCTCGTCGAAGACGAGGGGGCGCTCGGCCAGTTCGCCACGGTCCTCGACGACCCGACCCGGCTCACCGGCCGCACCCGCGCGGACCTCCTGACGTTGCTCGCCGTCTCGTGGCTCAACCCGCGCGCCGACTGGCCGGCGGCGGTGACGGCCGAGCGCGCCGCGACCGTCAAGACGCTGCACTCCATCCGCATCCTCCCGACGGAGAACGTCAACCTGGTGAGCGCGCAGGGATCGATCCCGTTCACCGTGAGCAATGGGTTACCGGGTGACGCGGTTACGGTCGTGCTGGCCGCCTCGCCCTCGAACAGCCGGCTCGAGGTCGACCAGTCGACGACCAAGCGCATCCCCCAGGACTCCCGTGCGACGGTCCTGATCCCGGTGAAGGCCAAGGTCGGCAACGGCCAGGTCGTGCTCTCACTGCACCTCTACAGCCCGACCGGCGTGCCGATCGGCGACCCCACCACGGTGACGGTGGATGTGCACGCCGACTGGGAGGGCATCGGCGCGCTGATCTTCGGCGTGCTGCTGGTGCTGCTCTTCGGCTTCGGGATCGTGCGCAACATCCTGCGCCGGCGCCGCTCGCGCGACAGCGGTGATGATGTAACCGGGTCGGACGGTTCCGCCGTGACCGACACTGAGAACGACGACCAGACCGAGCCGGCCGCGCCCGCGACGTCAGCCACCCCCGAGGAGCGCCCCGGTGGCTAG
- the murJ gene encoding murein biosynthesis integral membrane protein MurJ — protein MASVGRASAMLASGTLVSRLLGFAKAWLLVQAIGVVTFAANAYGTATIVPNSIYAIIAQGILNAILVPQIVRASVNADGGRAYINKLVTLGMVVFAAVAVVATFLAPVLVSLFGIPAAQKDLATAFAYWSLPQIFFLGLYTLLGEVLNARKSFGPFTWAPVINNIVAIATLLAFILAFGSAASGRHGSDWSFGMIALLAGGATLGVAVQALILFVFWRRVGLRFRFDFGWRGVDLGTAGKAAGWTFAMLIATQVAGLIETNVSNSAGEGYAGPFAMQNAWLIFMLPHGIIAVSIVTAFYTRMAEHAHRGSITEFREDFSAAARSIMLLIVFSSAALIVTAFPVARVFTSDYQALGLVLIAYLVGLVPFSLVFMAQRAFYSLGDTRTPFFFTLAQVVVIVAGVLLCFLVPPGIRAASVALVVSIASFVQAALAFWLLRRRTGGVDGGRILASLWRFVVAALASIAAGAGFLVILGGVDAGAFPVSGPIAAVVTTAVVGVVMLIVYVGFLVILRSPDLESGLAPILNRAGRRSRAPR, from the coding sequence GTGGCTAGCGTCGGACGCGCCAGCGCGATGCTCGCCTCCGGCACGCTGGTCTCCCGCCTCCTCGGCTTCGCCAAGGCCTGGCTACTGGTGCAGGCGATCGGGGTCGTCACCTTCGCCGCGAACGCCTACGGCACCGCGACCATCGTCCCCAACAGCATCTACGCGATCATCGCGCAGGGCATCCTCAACGCCATCCTGGTGCCGCAGATCGTCCGCGCGTCCGTGAACGCCGACGGCGGCCGCGCGTACATCAACAAGCTGGTCACGCTCGGGATGGTCGTCTTCGCCGCCGTCGCGGTGGTCGCGACGTTCCTGGCGCCCGTCCTCGTCTCGCTGTTCGGCATCCCGGCAGCGCAGAAGGACCTCGCGACGGCCTTCGCCTACTGGTCGCTGCCGCAGATCTTCTTCCTCGGGCTGTACACGCTCCTCGGTGAGGTGCTCAACGCCCGCAAGTCGTTCGGGCCGTTCACCTGGGCGCCCGTGATCAACAACATCGTCGCCATCGCGACGCTGCTCGCGTTCATCCTCGCGTTCGGTTCCGCCGCGTCCGGTCGGCACGGCAGCGACTGGTCGTTCGGGATGATCGCGTTGCTCGCCGGCGGAGCGACCCTGGGCGTCGCGGTGCAGGCGCTCATCCTCTTCGTCTTCTGGCGACGCGTCGGCCTGCGCTTCCGCTTCGACTTCGGCTGGCGGGGCGTCGACCTGGGCACCGCCGGCAAGGCGGCGGGGTGGACGTTCGCCATGCTGATCGCGACCCAGGTCGCGGGTCTGATCGAGACCAACGTGTCGAACTCGGCGGGCGAGGGCTACGCCGGACCGTTCGCCATGCAGAACGCCTGGCTGATCTTCATGCTGCCGCACGGCATCATCGCGGTCTCGATCGTCACCGCGTTCTACACACGGATGGCGGAGCACGCCCACCGCGGATCGATCACCGAGTTCCGCGAGGACTTCTCGGCCGCCGCGCGATCGATCATGCTGCTCATCGTCTTCTCGTCGGCCGCCCTCATCGTCACCGCGTTCCCCGTCGCGCGGGTGTTCACATCCGACTACCAGGCGCTCGGTCTCGTGCTCATCGCGTACCTGGTCGGCCTCGTCCCGTTCTCGCTGGTGTTCATGGCCCAGCGTGCCTTCTACTCGCTCGGCGACACGCGCACACCGTTCTTCTTCACCCTGGCGCAGGTCGTGGTGATCGTCGCGGGCGTCCTGCTGTGCTTCCTGGTACCGCCCGGCATCCGTGCGGCCTCGGTCGCGCTGGTCGTCTCCATCGCCAGCTTCGTGCAGGCGGCGCTCGCCTTCTGGTTGCTCCGGCGGCGCACCGGGGGAGTGGACGGCGGCCGCATCCTCGCGTCGCTGTGGCGGTTCGTGGTCGCCGCGCTCGCGTCGATCGCCGCGGGAGCGGGCTTCCTCGTCATCCTGGGCGGAGTGGATGCGGGAGCATTCCCGGTCAGCGGTCCGATCGCCGCGGTCGTCACCACGGCCGTCGTCGGCGTGGTCATGCTGATCGTCTACGTGGGCTTCCTCGTCATCCTGCGTTCGCCCGATCTGGAGAGCGGATTGGCGCCCATCCTGAACCGCGCCGGACGGCGTTCGCGCGCGCCCAGGTGA
- the trxB gene encoding thioredoxin-disulfide reductase, translating into MRQIIIIGSGPAGYTAAIYAARANLKPLLIASSVEAGGELMNTTEVENFPGFPEAVMGPDLMFKMQAQAEKFGTEIVLDDVVSVDLTGEVKKVTLGSGAVHEALAVIFATGSAYRKLGLADEERLSGHGVSWCATCDGFFFRQRTIAVVGGGDSAMEEATFLTRFADKVYVIHRRDSLRASKIMQDRAFANDKIEFIWNSEVVAIGGDEQVQNVTLRNLVTGEQSELQLHGLFIAIGNDPRVHLVHGQLDLTAEGTIAVDGRSSKTNLPGVFAAGDVIDPTYRQAVTAAASGTVAALDAEHYLTTLPQNLLDSAADGASGDLELTTTA; encoded by the coding sequence GTGCGGCAGATCATCATCATCGGTTCCGGCCCTGCCGGATACACCGCGGCCATCTACGCGGCCCGCGCCAACCTGAAGCCGCTGCTGATCGCCTCCTCGGTCGAGGCGGGCGGTGAGCTCATGAACACCACCGAGGTCGAGAACTTCCCGGGCTTCCCGGAGGCCGTCATGGGCCCCGACCTCATGTTCAAGATGCAGGCGCAGGCCGAGAAGTTCGGCACCGAGATCGTGCTCGACGACGTCGTGTCGGTCGACCTGACCGGCGAGGTCAAGAAGGTCACCCTCGGCTCGGGAGCGGTTCACGAGGCCCTCGCGGTGATCTTCGCCACCGGCTCGGCGTACCGCAAGCTCGGACTCGCCGACGAGGAGCGACTCTCCGGACACGGCGTCTCCTGGTGCGCCACCTGTGACGGATTCTTCTTCCGCCAGCGCACGATCGCCGTCGTCGGCGGCGGCGACTCCGCGATGGAGGAGGCCACCTTCCTCACGCGCTTCGCCGACAAGGTCTACGTCATCCACCGCCGCGACTCGCTGCGCGCGTCCAAGATCATGCAGGACCGCGCCTTCGCGAACGACAAGATCGAGTTCATCTGGAACTCGGAGGTCGTGGCGATCGGCGGCGACGAGCAGGTGCAGAACGTCACGCTCCGCAACCTGGTCACCGGCGAGCAGAGCGAGCTGCAGCTCCACGGGCTGTTCATCGCCATCGGCAACGACCCGCGCGTCCACCTCGTGCACGGCCAGCTCGACCTGACGGCCGAGGGTACCATCGCGGTGGATGGCCGCAGCTCGAAGACCAACCTCCCCGGCGTCTTCGCGGCGGGCGACGTCATCGACCCGACCTACCGTCAGGCGGTCACCGCTGCGGCGTCCGGTACGGTCGCCGCGCTCGACGCGGAGCACTACCTGACAACGCTTCCCCAGAACTTGCTCGACAGCGCAGCGGATGGCGCGTCGGGTGACCTCGAACTCACGACCACCGCATAA
- the trxA gene encoding thioredoxin produces the protein MSAARSVTDASFEQDVLNSEKTILVDFWAEWCGPCRAVGPILDQIASEHADKIEIVKLNVDENPQTAAKYQITSIPAMKVYQGGEVVKTVIGAKPKPALEADLAAYLA, from the coding sequence ATGTCAGCAGCACGTTCGGTCACGGACGCCAGCTTCGAGCAGGACGTCCTCAACAGCGAGAAGACCATTCTGGTGGACTTCTGGGCTGAGTGGTGCGGTCCGTGTCGCGCGGTCGGTCCGATCCTCGACCAGATCGCCTCCGAGCACGCCGACAAGATCGAGATCGTCAAGCTCAACGTCGACGAGAACCCGCAGACCGCTGCGAAGTACCAGATCACCTCCATCCCCGCGATGAAGGTCTACCAGGGTGGCGAGGTCGTCAAGACCGTCATCGGCGCCAAGCCGAAGCCCGCCCTCGAGGCCGACCTGGCCGCCTACCTGGCGTAG